From bacterium, one genomic window encodes:
- a CDS encoding polysaccharide ABC transporter ATP-binding protein: MPLAIVTENLSKQYRLGTIGTNTLREDIERWTAHLLRRPDPTSSSDLSGSAHARKIWVLQDINLQIMQGEAVGIIGRNGAGKSTLLKILCRITAPTRGFAKIKGRIAGLLEIGTGFHPELTGRENVFLSGAILGMHKVEIQKKFDEIVDFSGVKEFIDTPVKRYSSGMYVRLAFAVAAYLESEILVVDEVLAVGDAEFQRKCLGRMDTAATQGRTVLFVSHNMAAIQRLCSRAVFLDHGTIQAIGDSKTVTARYLDSLGGQRTFWERDSSPVSDIFFTKVCLANGNGEPIEHVTTASEVRMVMDFVIQKPISDMQLGITVYDAERNSLFSSVPGDVGLPVDREIGTHRYAVQLPKNIFMPRTYTIKAVLWSVSQGTLDAVDQLTFLVHETASLLNDTPGGRHGALLLVCNWVREA, encoded by the coding sequence ATGCCCCTCGCAATCGTCACTGAGAACTTAAGCAAGCAGTACAGACTTGGAACCATTGGCACAAATACGTTGCGCGAAGATATTGAGCGGTGGACCGCTCACCTTCTTCGAAGACCAGATCCCACCTCCAGCAGTGATCTGTCGGGCTCCGCACATGCGAGAAAAATCTGGGTTCTTCAAGATATCAATCTTCAAATAATGCAAGGGGAAGCAGTTGGAATTATTGGTCGAAACGGTGCGGGCAAAAGCACCCTGCTTAAGATCCTTTGCAGAATTACCGCGCCGACAAGAGGCTTTGCGAAAATTAAAGGGCGCATTGCGGGTTTATTAGAAATCGGCACCGGTTTTCATCCGGAGCTTACAGGACGGGAAAATGTCTTTCTGAGCGGGGCGATTCTGGGGATGCACAAGGTAGAAATCCAGAAAAAATTTGATGAGATCGTGGATTTCTCAGGCGTTAAGGAATTTATTGATACGCCCGTGAAACGATATTCCAGCGGAATGTATGTCCGGCTAGCATTTGCTGTGGCTGCGTACCTTGAGTCTGAGATTCTTGTTGTAGACGAAGTGCTGGCGGTAGGTGACGCCGAATTCCAAAGGAAATGTCTTGGAAGAATGGACACTGCGGCAACCCAGGGAAGGACGGTTCTTTTTGTAAGCCACAATATGGCTGCCATACAAAGACTGTGCAGCCGCGCAGTTTTTCTGGACCACGGAACAATCCAAGCTATTGGCGATAGCAAAACCGTTACCGCTCGTTATCTGGATTCACTCGGCGGACAACGTACCTTCTGGGAAAGAGATTCGTCTCCCGTTTCAGATATTTTCTTCACAAAGGTGTGTCTCGCAAATGGCAATGGCGAACCTATCGAACATGTTACAACTGCCAGTGAAGTGCGAATGGTCATGGATTTTGTGATTCAAAAACCGATTAGCGATATGCAATTAGGAATTACAGTCTATGATGCTGAGAGAAATAGTTTGTTTTCATCTGTTCCTGGTGATGTAGGACTTCCCGTCGATAGAGAAATCGGAACGCACAGGTACGCCGTTCAACTGCCAAAGAACATTTTCATGCCACGCACATATACCATCAAAGCTGTATTATGGAGCGTTTCGCAGGGCACTCTGGATGCTGTCGATCAACTTACTTTTCTCGTTCACGAGACTGCGTCTTTATTGAATGACACGCCTGGAGGAAGACATGGCGCACTCCTCCTTGTTTGCAATTGGGTACGAGAAGCTTGA